In Pseudomonadota bacterium, the genomic stretch CCTCGACGGGATCCGCCGCGTCGGGCCCGAGGAGATCCGCGAGCTCGAGCCGTACGTCGCCGGCCTCGCCGGGCTGCACGTGCCGGACACGGGCATCGTGGACTACAAGGCCGCGACCCGCGCCTTCGCGGAGCTCGCGGTCGAGCGCGGCGCCGAGCTCCGCCTCGGGACGAGGTTTGTCGGCGCGTCGGCGGACGGCACGGATATCATCATCGAGACCTCGGCCGGACCGCTCCGCGCCCGCCTCCTCGTGAACTGCGCCGGGCTGCACGGCGATCGCGTCGCGCGGAGGTGCGGCACGGAACCGGGCCTGCGGATCGTGCCGTTCCGCGGCGAGTACTACGAGCTCGTGCCCGAGCGGCGCGGCCTCGTGCGAAGCCTCGTCTACCCGGTCCCGGACGCGCGCTTCCCGTTCCTCGGCGTCCATTTCACGCGGATGGTGGATGGCGGCGTGGAGGCCGGCCCGAACGCGGTGCTCGCGCTCAAGCGCGAGGGGTACGGGCGGTTCTCCCTCTCGCTCCCGGACGTCGCCTCGTTCCTCTTCTACCGCGGCTTCTGGCGCATGGCCCGGCGGTTCTGGCGCGAGGGGCTCGCGGAGCAGCGGCGCTCGCTCAGCAAGCGGTCGTTCGTCGCGGCGCTGCGGCGCCTCGTGCCCGAGCTGTCCGCCGCCGACGTGCGGCGCGCCGGGGCGGGGGTCCGCGCGCAGGCGCTCGGCCCCGACGGCTCGCTGGTCGACGACTTCCGGATCGTCGAAGCGGAGCGGACGATCCACGTGCTGAACGCGCCGTCGCCCGCCGCGACGGCGTCGATCGCCATCGGCGAGGCGATCGCGGGTCTGGCGACACGGCGACTCGAAGTGTGCTAGAGTCGTCCCGCGATCGACGAACAAAGGAGGCAAGATCATGTCGCGAACAGCTTGTGGCATCCTGCGCGCGCTCGCCCTCGGGGCCGCTCTTCTTGTCGCCGCCTGCGGCGGGACCGCGCCGGCCGACGGGACGACGGTGGAACCGGGCGACACGGCCGCCGGCCAGGACGAAGGCTCCGCCAAGGAGGCGCAGTACGACGCGTACATGGATCAGGCCGGCCTCGCCATGGCGGAGGGCCGGATGCAGGACGCCCTCGACGGGTACCTCGCGGCGGCGGCGATCTACGACGAGACCGACGAGGTCATCGTGGAGCGCGCCGAGGCGCACTACCTCGCCGGCGACTGCGCGTACCAGCGCATGGAGAAGGACGTCGCCCTCGAGCAGTACCAGAAGGCCGTCGAAATCTACCTCAGGTTCTCGGGCAACTCGAAGATCAAGGCCGCGGTGGTGTTGACCAACATGGGCGTGATCTACAAAGAGAAGGCGATGAAGGACAAGGCGCGCAACTGCTGGGAGACCGCGATCCAGATCTACAAGGAGGCGCCGAAGGAGCTCCAGGACAGCGCGAACATGCGGAAGATCGAGCAGAACATCCGCGATCTGGAGTCCGGCTTCTAGAAAGAGCCGCTAACTAGTTCGTCCCGGCCGAGCCGCTCGCGCTGGCGCTCGCCTGCACGTCCACCGACACCGAGACGTTCGCCTTGATGCTCGCGGCCGCGTCGAACGCGCCCTTGAACGGATCCGCGACGCAGGCGGTCAGCTTCGCCGCCGCGCCGGCCCCGCCCTTGGCCATCCCGTCGAGGGAGCCCCTCACGCCCTCGACCACGGCCTTGACGCTGCCCGCGGCCTTGACGGCCTTGCCCTTCATGCCGACCGCGACCTTCAGCACGCCCGGGAGGTTCGCCTCGAGCGCGGCCTTCAGCTTGCCCGCTGCCGCGGCGTCGGCGGCGCCGGTGATCTTCACGGAGACCTTCGGCTTCTTGCACTCCATCTTGCCGCTCACCTTGGCGTCGCACTCGGCCTTGCACTCGGCCGACATCTCCGGCGGCTTGACCTCGCCCGTGCACTTCGGCGCCTTCATCTCGACGCTGCACCCGCCGGTGCAGGTCCCCTCGCACTTCGCCGCAGCCTTGAGCTTGCACTCCCCCTTGCAGGTGCCGCCGCACGAGCCGCTCGCGACCGCGCTGCAACTCCCCTCGCACTTGCCGTCGCAGGTCGCCGCGCCGCCGGTCGTCTTGCCGTCGCACTTGCCGTTGCACTCGCCCGCGCACTCGCCCTTGAACTGCGCGGAGCACTCGCCCTTGCACGTCCCCTTGCACACGGCGCCGGCGTCCACGGAGCAGGAGCCGGAGCACTCGGCGTCGCACTTGCCGGAGAGCTCGCCGCCCTCGCACTTCACGTCGACCTTGCCGGGGTCGATCGACGCGTCGCAATCGGCCGCGCACTTGCCCATGACGTCGATCGACGCCTCGCACTTCGGCGGGACGAAGTGGAGGGTGAACTTGCCGCCGGCCTTGGCCTTGAAGTCGCTTATCGCCTTGGACGCCGCCTTGCACGCGCTCTTGGCGCTGTCGCCCGGATCCGCGCCGAGATCGCGCGCCAGCCCGCCGCACGCGGCCTTGAGCTCGACCTTGAGATCCTTGGCGATCCCCTCGAGCTCGGCGGACGCCTTCAGCGCGCTCTTCAGCTTGGCGGAGGCCTTCGCGTCGAGCCCGAACTCCTTGCGGAAGTCCGCCTTCGCGATCGCCTGCACGCTGCCCAGGTTCGGGCAGCCGGCCGCCGCGTTCGCGAGATCGCCGAGGCTCGCGCCGCTGCCGCTGCCGCTCCCGCTCCCGCTCCCGCTGCCGGTCAGCCCGAGGTTCACGCCGCCGCACTGCGGCAGCGCCATGAGCGCGACGGACGCGAACGCGGCGACGATGACCATCCCACTGATTCTCGATTTCATGTTCCCCTCCTTGAACCGAGCGCCCGCTCGAGGGGGCGCTGCTGTCGTCTGGTGTGATAGGATGAACGCCATGGCGGGCGTGTTCAAACGAATTCTTCTCGTTGCGCTTTTCGGCGCCGTTTCGGCCGGGTGCTGGCGCTCGGCCGGGCTCGGTGCGGACGGCGGCGGCGACACCGACACCTTGGATGGGATCACGGACCCGGAGCCGGGGACCGACGACGAGTGGATCACCTACGGGTGGGGACTCGATTTCCACGGCGACGAGGATCTATCCGGGGTCTTTGGGTTCTCCTCGAGCGATGTACTCGTCGTGGGCGAGGGCGGGACGATTCTTCGATACGATGGAACGGACTGGACCCAGATGGCCTACCCGGCAAACTCGCCGGTCGCCGATCTCGGCGCCGTGTGGGGATCTGCGCCCTGGGACGTCTTCACGGTGGGCTCGGACGGGGTGATCCTCCACTACGACGGCGACGCCTGGACGCAAATGGACTCTGGGACGAGCGCGAACCTGCACGACGTCTGCGGCCGCTCACACGACGACGTCTACGCCGTGGGCGACGGCGGCGCGCTGCTCGCGTACGACGGGGCGACGTGGAGCCCGATCGCGGCCGGCACGGATCGAAACCTCTTCGCCGCCTGGTGCGCGCCCGGGACCGCGGTCTGGGCCGCCGGCCACGCGAACGACGCGTACTCATCGAGCGTCCTCCTGCGGTACGATGGGGCGATCACGCTGATCGATCACCCGACGGCGCACTTCCTGTACGCCCTCGGGGGGACCGACACGGGCACGATCTTCATAGGTGGCGTTTACCAGGAGGAGGACGAGGATCTCCGCTCGGAGATCTACCGTTCGACGAATGGCGCGACGTTCGAGCCTGTCTGCTCGAATGCGCCCCTGCTGCTGGATCTCTTCGCGGTCGGCGAGGGAAACTTGTGGGCGGTCGGGCAGAGGCAGTCCGGGCCCGCTGCAGGATCGGCCTCGATCACGCACTTCGTCGAAGGACAGATCTGTGACTCGCTCTTGTTCGACGAAACCGACATACTCCGCGGCGTGTGGCGCGATCTCGCCGACCCGATGGGCATCGTCTTCGCGGTCGGCGACGGCGGCGCCGTCCTGATCGGGGAGCCCATCCCGCCGTACGGGATGTAGGGCGCGGAGTCGGAAGAAGCGATGGCAAAAGCCGACCGCAGGGACAAGATCCGCTGGATCATCTGTATCGCGACCCTCGCCGTGCTCGCCGGCGTGATCGTCCTGCGCGCCTACGTCGCCGGGCGGGCGACCGAGCCGCCGCCGGGCCAGCTTCCGGCGGTCGACCCGGGGCTCGTCCCGCAGGAGCCGCGGACGGTGTACCCGGCCGCGCCGCGCGTCGTCGCGATAGGCGACCTGCACGGGGATCTCGCCGCGACCCGCGCCGCGCTCCGCCTCGCGGGCGCGATCGACGCGTCGGATCGGTGGATCGGCGGGGATCTCGTCGTCGTACAGACCGGGGATCACGTGGACCGCGGGGACCAGGATCGCGAGATCATCGACCTCTTCTCCCTCCTCGAGATCGCCGCCGCCGAGTCGGGCGGCGCCTTCCGCCCGCTCCTAGGAAACCACGAGATGATGAACGCCGAGGGGGAGTTCCGGTACGTCAGCGCGAGGGGGCTCTCCTCCTTCGACGACCTCGTCGAGCCCTTGCTCCGCAGGCCCGATCTCCTCGCCTTCTCGCCTGTCCACCGCGCCCGCGCCGCCGCTTTCCTGCCCGGCGGCCCGGTGGCCGCGATCCTCGCGCGCCGCAACGTCGTCGCGGTGATCGGCGACACGGTGTTCGTCCATGCGGGCGTGCTGCCGCAGCACGTCGCCTACGGCGTCGAGCGCATCAACGAGGAGGTGCGCGCCTTCCTCCGGGGCGCGCGGAAGGAGCTCCCGCCGATCATGGCGAAGCCCGTTTCGCCGCTCTGGACGCGCCTCTATTCGCTCGAGGCCGAGCCGTCCGCGGCGACCTGCGCCACCTTGGGCGAGGCGCTCGCGGGGCTCCATGTGAAGCGCATGGTCGTGGGGCACACGGTCCAGGAGGGCGGCATCAGGTCGGGCTGCGACGGCCGGGTCTACAGGATCGACACCGGCATGAGCGTGGCGTACGAAGGCGGGCCCGTCTCGGCGCTCGAGATATCCGGCGACCGCGTAACGCCGCTCCATTGACAACCGGGTTCCGTGCCTTCATCATGCGCTCGTAAGGAAGGATCGACGATCGTGGTTCAGAACGCACAGACGCCGAGAGCCGTTCTCAAGATAAAACCCGGGCCCCGCCGAGGGGTCTGAAGGTCGCACCGACTCGATTCCCGTCCTCACCCTTCTCCCCCGCGGGGCCGCTCCCCGATAATTTGGTCCTGGAGTATCGATCCCTGTGCGCGCCGCCGGCGCGGGCGCACGAAACGGAGGAGAGGTTCTCATGATCGTGATGAAGTTCGGCGGCAGCTCCCTCGAGGATCGCGCCGCCATGGAAAGGGTCGTCTCCATCGTCGCCTCGCGGGTGCGGCAAAGGCCGGTCGTCGTGGTCTCGGCCATGGGCGACACGACCGACACGCTGGTCTCCCTGCTCGCCGCTGTCGAGCGCGGCGACGCCCCCTCCGCGACCCGGATAGCGGCCGCCCTCGGCGACGCGTACCGCAGCGCCCTCTTTTCCCTCGGCGCGGACGGTCCCATGGCGACGGCGCGGCTCGAGCGGGAGATCGCCGGCCTCGAGCGGTACGTCGGGGGCATGCTCTCCCTCGGCGAGATCAGCCCGCGCAGCCGCGACGCGACGCTCGCCTTCGGCGAGATGGCGACCGCGCCGATCGTCGCGGAGGCCCTGCGCACGCGCGGCGTCGGTGCCGTCGCGGTCGATCCGCGAGAGGTGATCGCGACCGACGCGCGGCACGGGGCGGCGACCCCGGACGAGCCCGCCGTCCGCGAGCGGATCGCGCGCGTCCTCGGGCCGCTGCTCGCCGAAGGGTCGGTCCCGGTCATCGGCGGCTTCGTCGGCGCGGCGCGCGACGGGACGACGACGACGCTCGGCCGAGGCGGCTCGGATCTCACCGCGTCCGTCCTGGCCGCCGGGCTCGGCGCCGAGGCGCTCGAGTTTTGGAAGGACGTGGACGGGATCCTGACGGCCGACCCGCGCATCGTGCCCGGCGCGCGGCCGATCCCGAGGCTCACCTTCCGCGAGGCGTCCGAGCTCGCGTTCCTCGGCGCCGGCGTGCTGCACCCGTCGTCCATCCAGCCCGCGATCGACGCCGGCGTGCCGGTGCGCGTCCTCAACTCCTTCTGCCCCGAGGCGCCCGGCACGGACATCGTCCGCACCCCGAGGCGCCCGGCGGCGGGCGACGCGATCGCCGCCTCCATCGCCCACAAGCGCGACCAGGTGCTGGTGAACGTGCACTCGACGCGGATGCTCGGCGCCACCGGGTTCCTCCGCCGCGTCTTCGAGGTGTTCGACCGGCTCGGCGTCAGCGTCGACCACATCGCGACCTCGGAGGTCAACGTCACCGTCACCATCTGCGCGCAGCCCGGCGCCGAGCGGCTCGCGGGGGAGCTCTCGGAGGTCGCCGCGATCACGACGCGCCGAAACGTGGGCGTCGTGAGTGTGGTCGGCGAACGCCTCGCGAATGCGAAGGGCGCCGCGTCCCGGGTCCTCGCCGCGCTGGACGGCGTCGAGCCCCGGCTCCTGACCTACGGCGGCTTCGGCGCCAACCTGAGCGTCGTCGTCGACGACTGCGACGTCGAGGCCGTCGTGCGGCGACTGCACGACCGTATCTTCGGCGCCCGGGCGCGCAGGAAGGAGGCCCGCTGTGGATGAGCTCAGGAGGGACGCGAGCGGGATCCTCTGCCTCGAGGGCGTCCCCCTCGACGAGATCGCGGATCGCTACGGCACGCCGGTCTACGCGTACGGCCGGGCCGCGATCGCCGCGGCCTACCGCGACGCGGACGCGGCGTTCGAGGGGAGGCCGCACACGATCTGCTACGCGGTCAAGGCGAACCCCAACGGCGCGGTCCTGCGCGCGCTCGCGGAGCTCGGCGCGGGCGCGGACATCGTCTCCGGCGGAGAGCTCTACCGGGCGCTCCGGGCCGGCATCCCGCCTGAAAGGATCGTCTTTTCCGGAGTCGGCAAGAGCCGCCGCGAGATGGCCGAGGCGCTCCGGGCCGGCATCCTCATGTTCAACGTCGAGACCTTCACCGAGCTCGAGGCGCTCGACGAGACGGCGCGCGCGGCAGGGACGAGGGCGCCGGTCGCCCTGCGCGTGAACCCGGACGTCGACGCCCGCACGCACCCGTACGTCGCCACCGGGCTGCGATCCAGCAAGTTCGGCATCCGCCACGACCGGGTGCTCGAGGGTTACGAGCGCGCCCGCAGGCTCCCGAACGTCGACGTGATCGGGATCTCGTGCCACGTCGGCTCACAGCTCGTCTCGCTGGGGCCGTTCACGGAGGCGGCCCGCCACGTGGGGGCCCTCACCCGCGAGCTCGTCTCGGCCGGGTTCGACCTGCGCGTCGTCGACCTCGGCGGCGGCCTCGGCATCCGCTACGACGAGGAGACGCCGCCCGCGGCGGCCGAGTACGGGCGCGCGGTGAGCGAGGCGCTCGGTGGTGTCGACGCCTGCATCGTCGTCGAGCCGGGGCGCAGCATCGTGGGCAACGCCGGCGTCCTCCTGACCCGCGCCCTCTACACGAAGAAGGCGGACGACGCGCGCTTCGCGGTGGTGGACGCGGGGATGAACGATCTCCTCCGCCCGAGCCTGTACGGCTCCTTCCACGGCATCGAGCACGTCGCCGCGATCGAGCGCGAGGCAGAGACCACGGACGTCGTGGGCCCGATCTGCGAGACCGGCGACTTCCTCGCGAAGAAGCGGACAATGACGCGCGTCGTGGCCGGGGATCTGCTCGCCGTGCTCGGCGCCGGTGCGTACGGCTTCGCCATGGCGTCCACGTACAACTCGCGGCCGCTCGCCGCGGAGGTCATGGTGCGCGACGGCCGGCATCGCCTCGTCCGCGAGCGCGGCACCTACGAGGATCTCGTGCGCGGCGAGGTGCTGGCGGAGATCTGAGCGCGCGCTTGTCCTCTCCGGCGAACCGGCATAGCTTCTGGCCAGTAGGGATGAGCAGGACACTTCTACAAGTCGCGCAGAGCGCGTTTCTCTCTTGCGCCCTCGCGGCGTGCGCCGGTCCCGCGCCAGTCGTCGCGCCGACGCCCATCCCCGATACGGTGCCGGAGATCGCGGCGGTCCAGATCTCGCCCGCCGGCTCCGCTGACGACGCCCTCGTGGCGTACTTCGCCGCGCTGCACGAGGGGCGGTTCGAGGACGCGGCCGCGCTCTACGGCGGCTCGTACGACGTCCCGTTGGACATGAACCCCGACCTCGGTCCAACGCAGCACGCCGCTCTTTTCGAACGCTACTGCACGCGCAACGGCGGGGTCTGCCTGCTGGTGCGAGAGATCGTCTCGAGCGAAGCCGCGCCCGACGGCTCCAAGCGCTTCGAGG encodes the following:
- the lhgO gene encoding L-2-hydroxyglutarate oxidase, giving the protein LDGIRRVGPEEIRELEPYVAGLAGLHVPDTGIVDYKAATRAFAELAVERGAELRLGTRFVGASADGTDIIIETSAGPLRARLLVNCAGLHGDRVARRCGTEPGLRIVPFRGEYYELVPERRGLVRSLVYPVPDARFPFLGVHFTRMVDGGVEAGPNAVLALKREGYGRFSLSLPDVASFLFYRGFWRMARRFWREGLAEQRRSLSKRSFVAALRRLVPELSAADVRRAGAGVRAQALGPDGSLVDDFRIVEAERTIHVLNAPSPAATASIAIGEAIAGLATRRLEVC
- a CDS encoding tetratricopeptide repeat protein, which produces MSRTACGILRALALGAALLVAACGGTAPADGTTVEPGDTAAGQDEGSAKEAQYDAYMDQAGLAMAEGRMQDALDGYLAAAAIYDETDEVIVERAEAHYLAGDCAYQRMEKDVALEQYQKAVEIYLRFSGNSKIKAAVVLTNMGVIYKEKAMKDKARNCWETAIQIYKEAPKELQDSANMRKIEQNIRDLESGF
- a CDS encoding metallophosphoesterase, with the translated sequence MAKADRRDKIRWIICIATLAVLAGVIVLRAYVAGRATEPPPGQLPAVDPGLVPQEPRTVYPAAPRVVAIGDLHGDLAATRAALRLAGAIDASDRWIGGDLVVVQTGDHVDRGDQDREIIDLFSLLEIAAAESGGAFRPLLGNHEMMNAEGEFRYVSARGLSSFDDLVEPLLRRPDLLAFSPVHRARAAAFLPGGPVAAILARRNVVAVIGDTVFVHAGVLPQHVAYGVERINEEVRAFLRGARKELPPIMAKPVSPLWTRLYSLEAEPSAATCATLGEALAGLHVKRMVVGHTVQEGGIRSGCDGRVYRIDTGMSVAYEGGPVSALEISGDRVTPLH
- a CDS encoding aspartate kinase — its product is MIVMKFGGSSLEDRAAMERVVSIVASRVRQRPVVVVSAMGDTTDTLVSLLAAVERGDAPSATRIAAALGDAYRSALFSLGADGPMATARLEREIAGLERYVGGMLSLGEISPRSRDATLAFGEMATAPIVAEALRTRGVGAVAVDPREVIATDARHGAATPDEPAVRERIARVLGPLLAEGSVPVIGGFVGAARDGTTTTLGRGGSDLTASVLAAGLGAEALEFWKDVDGILTADPRIVPGARPIPRLTFREASELAFLGAGVLHPSSIQPAIDAGVPVRVLNSFCPEAPGTDIVRTPRRPAAGDAIAASIAHKRDQVLVNVHSTRMLGATGFLRRVFEVFDRLGVSVDHIATSEVNVTVTICAQPGAERLAGELSEVAAITTRRNVGVVSVVGERLANAKGAASRVLAALDGVEPRLLTYGGFGANLSVVVDDCDVEAVVRRLHDRIFGARARRKEARCG
- the lysA gene encoding diaminopimelate decarboxylase is translated as MDELRRDASGILCLEGVPLDEIADRYGTPVYAYGRAAIAAAYRDADAAFEGRPHTICYAVKANPNGAVLRALAELGAGADIVSGGELYRALRAGIPPERIVFSGVGKSRREMAEALRAGILMFNVETFTELEALDETARAAGTRAPVALRVNPDVDARTHPYVATGLRSSKFGIRHDRVLEGYERARRLPNVDVIGISCHVGSQLVSLGPFTEAARHVGALTRELVSAGFDLRVVDLGGGLGIRYDEETPPAAAEYGRAVSEALGGVDACIVVEPGRSIVGNAGVLLTRALYTKKADDARFAVVDAGMNDLLRPSLYGSFHGIEHVAAIEREAETTDVVGPICETGDFLAKKRTMTRVVAGDLLAVLGAGAYGFAMASTYNSRPLAAEVMVRDGRHRLVRERGTYEDLVRGEVLAEI